GAGCCGCGGGAGGAGCCGGGAAAGCTGTTCCGCGTCGCCGGCCTGTCCGCCGTCTCCGCCCTGTTCGCCCATGACGCGGCGCGGGTGGAGCGGCTGTTCTTCGAGGAGCGGCTGAAGGCGAAGACCGGCGACTTCTGCAAGGCGATGGCCGCGGCGCGCAAGCCCTACCGCATGGTCGAGGCCGACGAGCTGGCGAAGGTCGCCGGAACGGTGCTGCACGGCGGCGTGGTCGCGCTGATCGCGCCGCGCCCGGTGCCCGCCTTCGACACCGAGGCGGCGAAGCGCTGGGCGACGGACGGGCAGCCGCTGCTGATCCTGGATGGGGTCGGCAACCCGCACAATCTGGGCGCCATCCTGCGCACCGCCGCCTTCTTCGGCCTGCGGCGCGTCGTGGTGTCGGACCATCCCGGACAGGCCCTGCCGTCGGAATCCGCCTACCGGGTGGCCGAGGGCGGCTTCGAATGGGTGGAGCTGTACCAGGCGGCCAACCTGCCGGCGGTTCTGAAGCGGCTGCGCGAGTCCTACCGGGTGGCCGGAACGGCGCTGGGCCGGGGCCGGGCGGTGGTCACCGACCCGGCGGCCCTCGCCAAGGGCGAACGGCCCGCCGCCGTCGTGCTGGGCAACGAGGAGGACGGGCTTCCACCCGCCACCCTCGCCGCCTGCGAGGACATCCTGACCCTGCCGGGCACGGGCCGCATCCAGTCGCTGAACGTCGCGGCGACCGCGGCCATCCTCATCCACGCGCTGGCGAAGCCGGGCTGACGGCCGGACCGGAGGCTGCGCCTCAGCCGCCCAGGGCGATGATCAGGATCAGCGCCACCACGATGACCGAGACGACGGGCAGCATGTCCACCCCGCCGCGGTCCCAGGTCGGCGCCCGGCGCGAGCCGTGGTGCCCGCCGTGGGCGTGGCCCAGCCCCTCGTCGGCCCAGCCATGAACGGACGGGCGGGCGCCGGGGGCGGACACGGCGGGCGCCGCCGGGCTGGCGATGGTGACCACCCCGGCCCCGCGCTCGTAGTCGCCGCCGCCGCGCGGACGCTTCAGCCGTTCGTCGGTCAGCTCCACGTCGATGCCCGCGGCCTCCAGCCGCTCCACCACCACGGCGACCTCCTCCGGGGTCATCGTCTCCACCGGCACGTCCTGGCCGAGCTGCTCGATGCCGAGCCGGTTGCCGTGCTGGCGCCCCTTGTCAATCAGGCGCTGGAGGGTGGCGTCGTCGATCGTCATGGTTCGTCTCCCCGCGGTTCCACCTTGGACTGAACATTCCGAAGGGTAAACACGCCGGGCCGCGGAAGGCTCCCGCGCAAAGGCGCCGACTTGCCTCCAGGGCGGTGCGACCCGACATAATCCCCAAATCCTACGCCATCGGAGAGGCCGAGATGCTCGGAATGTTCATGCGCAAGCCCCTGGCGCTGCCCAGCGCGGAAGAGGCGTTGCCCGGACGCGACACGCCGGTTCCCGTGCCGCCGCGCCACCACGTCAACGGCAACCCGCTGACCCCGCCCTATCCGGAGGGGCTGGAGGTCGCCGACTTCGGGCTCGGCTGCTTCTGGGGGGCGGAACGCAAGTTCTGGAAGGTGCCGGGGGTCTGGTCGACCATGGTCGGCTATCAGGGCGGCCACACGCCCAACCCGACCTACGAGGAGGTCTGCTCGGGCCGCACCGGCCACACCGAGGTGGTGCGCGTCGTCTACGACCCGGCCAAGGTCGGGTTCGAGGAGCTGCTGCGCGTCTTCTGGGAAGCGCACGACCCGACCCAGGGGATGCGCCAGGGCAACGACGTGGGCACCCAGTACCGCTCCGCCATCTACACCCACACGGACGCCCAGCGCGCCGCCGCCGAGGCCAGCCGCGAGTCCTATCAGGCCCGCCTGCGACAGGCCGGGTTCGGCCCGGTGACGACGGAGCTTCGCGAGGCCCCGCCCTTCTACTACGCCGAGGACTATCACCAGCAGTATCTGTCCAAGAATCCCGCGGGCTATTGCGGGCTGGGCGGGACCGGGGTGACCTGCGCGGGGTGAGAGGGCGGGGCGCCCGCCTGTCGGGCGCCTACCCCGCCCCGACTCCCAGAAAGGCGCCGATGGATTGGACGTTGCCGCCCAGGACGACCGGGACGCCCGGCGCCGAGACGGTCCGGATGGTCATGCCCGAGGATGCCCCGAAGCTGACGGTGGTCTGCGCCATGCCGCTCGGCAGGTAGAAAGGCCAGAGGCCGAGCGGGGCGAAGGTTCCGATGATGGCTTGGTCGAGGGGCGAAAAGACCGCGTCCGAGGTGATCGTGATGTCGACGCCCTTCGCCGCCGCCAGCGATGCCATGATCCGCGGAAGGCTGCCGTCGGCGCCGAAGACCTCGTCCCAGGCAGGGTGCGCCGGATCGGGCCAGGGCGGCGTGGACGGGTTGGCGTAGGCCGTCGCGAAGGTCGAGGAGTCGTACCAGGGACCGGGCGTGAGCGGCCAGGTGACCAGTCCCGACACATTGACCGATGCCTGCACATGACTTTGCGAGAAAATCAGGCTTTGGCGGTTGCCTGGTGGGGCCCCGCTCCAAAGCCCGTTGCCGACGGTGTCGACACCGCCGGTCCAGGACCCGGACACATCGCCGTTGGCCGTCCTGCTGTCGAAGCGGAAGGATTTGGCGACGCCATGGGCCAGGCTTTGGACCAGTTGGGCGTAGCTTTCCCCGAAATTCGCAGGCTGTCCGTTCGGGCCGACATACGGCTCCAGCGCCGCCTGGGCCGAGCCGATCAGGGCCATCACCGCGAGATCCTGCTGCCCCACATTGGCGACCGTCGGCGCGTTGGTCATCGCCCAGATCAGGAACAGCGACGGCAATTGCTGGGCGGACGGCTGAGGGCTGAGCGTCGCAAGATAAGCGGTCCACTCCTCATAGGTGTCGTCGCCGATGTCCTTCTTGAAGCAGGATTCGGGAAAGCTCAGCTGGCCGACGATGGACGCATAAATGTCGAAGAAGCGTTCCAGGCTGATGCCGTAGGTGTTTGCCGTGAGGGAACGCGGCGGAATTTCCTGGCCGTAACGCCACAGCCCCGGGTTCGTCTGAGGAACGACGAAGGTCGGCTGAAGGAGCTGGAACGCCGCGGACGTGAGATTGAGCGAGTGGACGACGGAATTGTACCAGCGGTTCTGAAGCCCTTCCATGCCGGCTGGCGCGTCCGCAGAGGCTTCGTGCAGGCGTAACATCGCGTTCTCCCAAGTTCCGTCCGGAGCGTCATGAAGCGAAGGGAACCGGCCGCAGGCACGGCCGGTCCCCATTCGCCGCGGTCTCAGCGGGCTGCGCCCTCAGGCCAGGGCCAGCGCCTTGTCCGACACCGCCTTCAGGGCGGCGGTCGAATGGCCCAGATAGGTCTGGACCGGCAGGACGTTGCCGCCCAGGACGATCGGAACCCCGGGATCGCTGGTGATGGTGACGGTCATGTTGCCGTTCTGGTTGAAGGACACCGACGTCGAGGAGCCGCTGCCCGACCCGCTGGTGTAGAACGGCCACAGGCCGGACGACTTGTTGTTGTTGATGACGCTCTGGTCATTGGCATCGAACCTGGCGTCCGACGTGACCTCGATGTACATCGTGTCGGCGACGATCAGGTTGACCATGAAGCGGGTGGTCGTGCCGGTGGCCGGATCGAACACCGTCTTCCAGCTGGGAAGGCCCCCCTGCTTCCACGGCGGCGAAGCGGAGCTGGAGTAGGCGAGCCCCATCGCCGAGGAGCTGTACCAGTTGCCCGGCGACGCGGCGAAGGTCAGGACGTGCCGGAAGGACGCCTTGGTGATCTGCACGTTGCTGGCGGCGAATTTCGTGCTCTGGGACGACGACGAGCTGCTGCCGCCCCACAGTCCGAAGAACCCCGAATTGCCGCCCTTCGACCAGCTGCTCGACACGTTGCTGTTCATGGTCGAGCTGGAGAAGGTGAACGAGCGGGACGGCGCCTGCGACAGCTGCTGGACGAGCACCGAATAGCCGGCGTTCCAATCCGGCGGCGGCGCCGGCGGCGTCTGGAAGGGCACGCTGGTGTAGGGCATCAGCGCCAGGCTGGCGGCGCTGACGGTCTCGAGCAGCATCGCCGACAGGTCCTGCGCCCCGACATTCGCCACCGTCGGCGCGTTGATCATCGCCCATTGGAAGAAGGTGCTGGGAAGCTGGTTGGCCGCCGGCGGGGGCACGATGCCGGCGATGTAGCTCTTCCAGGCCCTGAAGTTGTCCGGCCCGATGTCCGCCTCGAAGGTGTTCGGCGGCGCGACCAGCGAGCTGATGATGCCCTTGTAGTTGGAGAAGAACTGGTTGCCGCCGCTCGCGATGTAATTCTGCGTCAGCGACAGCGGCGGGATGTTGTTGAAGTAATCCCACAACAGCGTGTTGTTGTTGGCCACCAGAGGCGGCGACGGCTGCAGAATTTGGAACGTGTTCTGCGACAGGCCAAGCCCTTGGCACAGCCCGTTATAGAAACCATTTTGCAGATCAAGAAAAGATGACACCGCTTCCTCCATTATTTTGTGGTCAAGCCTAAACATGATAAGCACGACAAAAATCTTATATCATCTCCCTCACAAACAATCAACAAATAAGAATCATTTTGGTAAAGAGTACAACTGCATGAATCATCATTATCATCAACGATTATATTTTGATTTTGATTTGCACATCGGCGTATGAAGTCTTGCCGATTCCTTAGTTTGTGAATTATCGACTGGCGGTAAAAACACGCTCCACTGCAACAGCTTACGGTCCGACGCACATGCGGATGACGGATCGGAGCCCACGGACACACCGCTCGGGAATCCTTGTCCGGCCCCTGGGCGACGTCGCCCTTGCGGTTGCGCCTGCCCGCCCCTTCCGGGTATGGTTCCGGCGGTCCATGAAAGCTCCAGGGGGTAGCCCCGCGGGGCGCCGCCCGAGACATTCCGCGCCCAATCCATGATCAAGGAAAGAACCGAGCTGGCGACGCCGCACCTGAGCGGCCTGCTTGACTTCTGGCTCACCAAATGCATCGGCGGGAAGCCGCCGGTGTCGAGCACCGTCGCCCCGGCCGACTTGCGGCCGTGGAAGGATAATATTGTGATTTTCGAGGTCATCGGCGACGACGACTTCGTTTATTCCTATTACGGCCAGTCGCTCGCCGCGGCCTTCGGGCACTCGCGCCTGGGCGCCACGCTGGACGATCTGCCGGAGGAGCAGCGGGCCATCCTGCGCCCCGAATACGCCGCGCTCCTGCGCGAGCGGCTGCCGGTCGCCCGTGTCTACACCGCCGATTTCAGCGGCGTCATGCGGACCTGGGAGCGGCTGGCCCTGCCGATGTCCAGCGATGGCGAGACCATCGACAAGATCCTGGTCGCCGCCTACGAACTGCCGCCGGACGAACCGCCCTGCGCCGCGCTCACCCCCGACACCGTGGAGATTGAGGCGGAGGATGAGGCGGAGGTGGCGATCGACGAGCCGGATGCTCCGGACGACGGCAGGTCGGACGATGACGGGCCGGACGACGACGCACCGGCCGCGGACGACACGGGGGACCGCAGGTCCGAGGTCCTTGCGGACGACGGCGCCGACTTCGGCGCCGAAATCGGCAACGACACGGACGAGGCCGCGGACGGCGAAGCCGAGACCGAAGCCGACCACGACGACACCGCCGCCACCGACGACGACGAATCCCTCTCCACCGAACAGAAACCGGGAGCCCCGGCATGACGCCGCGCACGCCCCACCTGACCGCGCCCGCGACCCAGTCGGGAGTCGTCACCGCCGACGAGTTCAATCTGTGGTGCGCCCTGAACGGCCGTCCCTTCAACCTGATCCCCAACGCGCGTCCGGACGGGCGGCTGCTGTGGGACGTGGAGGTGCTCCCCGGAACCCCGCGCGCCGGCACGGTCTATTCGACCAACCTCGGCGACGAGGCGCTGGCGGTGGTCGCCGGCTTCGCCTTCCTGTCCGGCGTCGAATGGGCCTACGAGGCGCGCCCCGCGGAGGCCGCCCCGCCCCCGGTGTCGGACGCCGCCGTGGACGCGCCGGCGGACGTGGAGGACGTCCTCATCCCCGACGCCGAGGACCTGCCCGAGGACACGGAGTCCGAAGACCCGGCGGACGCTGCCCTCGCCTATGAGGACGAGGAGGCGGAGTACGCCGACGACCCCGTCGCGTCGGACGACGTTGACCAGGACGGCTTGGGCGAGGACGACCTGGACGAGGATGGTGCGGACGAGGACGGCGCGGAGGACGCGGCGTACGGCGAGCCGGTCGGCGAGGACGATCCCTACGCCCTGCCAGGCACCACGCTCCTCCAGAACCCGCCGCCGCGCCCGCCGCAGCAGCATGACGAGACCGTCCTGGCCCGCAACGCGCGGATGCTGGAGACCGTGCTGCGGAACTTCCGCGTCCGCGGCGAGATCATGGACGTGCGCCCCGGCCCCGTGGTGACGCTCTACGAGTTCGAGCCGGCGCCGGGCACCAAGTCGGCCACGGTCATCAACCTGACCGACGACATCGCCCGCTCCATGAGCGTGGTCACCGCCCGCATCGCCATCGTGCCGGGCCGCAGCGTGATCGGCGTGGAACTGCCGAACCCGGTGCGCGAGATGGTCTATCTGCGCGAGATGTTCGACCACGCGGCCTTCGCCGAGTCGCAGGCCCACCTCGCCATCGCGCTCGGCAAGGACATCAGCGGGGAGCCGGTGGTCGCCGACCTCGCCCGCATGCCGCACCTGCTGGTCGCCGGCACCACCGGGTCGGGCAAGTCGGTGGCCATCAACACGATGATCCTGTCGCTGCTCTACCGGCTTCCGCCGGAGCGCTGCCGCTTCATCATGGTGGACCCGAAGATGCTGGAGCTGTCCGTCTATGACGGCATCCCGCATCTGCTGACCCCGGTGGTGACCGACCCGAAGAAGGCGGTGATTGCGCTGCGCTGGGCCGTGCGCGAGATGGAGAGCCGCTACGAGGCGATGTCCAAGCTCGGCGTGCGCAACATCGAAGGCTACAACGCCCGCATCGCCGAGATGATCGCCAACGGCGAGCCGATGCCCCGCCGCCATGTCCCCGGCGAGGCCGAGACCGTCTTCGACCTGACCCCGCAGGAGCCGACGCCGCTCCCCTACATCGTGGTCATCGTCGACGAGATGGCCGACCTGATGCTGGTGGCCGGCAAGGAGATCGAGGCGGCGATCCAGCGCCTCGCCCAGATGGCCCGCGCCGCCGGCATCCACCTGATCATGGCGACCCAACGGCCCTCGGTGGACGTCATCACCGGCACCATCAAGGCCAACTTCCCGACCCGCATCAGCTTCCAGGTCACCAGCAAGATCGACAGCCGCACCATCCTGGGCGAGGCCGGGGCGGAGCAGCTTCTCGGCCAGGGCGACATGCTCTATATGGCCGGCGGCGGCCGCATCACCCGCGTCCACGGCCCCTTCGTCTCCGATTCGGAGGTCGAGGAGATCGTGCAGTTCATCAAGTCGCAGGGCGCCCCGAACTACGTCACCGCCATCACCGAGGAAGAGGATGAGGCGGTCGCCGACGAGGACGACGAGAGCGGCGGCGGCAATTCCGGCGACGATCTCTACATGCAGGCCGTCAACCTCGTGGTGCGCGAGGGCAAGGTGTCGGTCAGCTTCATCCAGCGCCAGCTCCAGATCGGCTACAACCGCGCCGCCCGCTTGGTCGAGCGGATGGAGACGGAGCGGGTGGTCGGCCAAGCCAACCACCAGGGCAAGCGCGAGGTGCTGCTGTCCCCCGCCGGCCTGTCGGCCAAGCGTGCCGGGGTCTGAAAACAGGAGAAGGGGTGATGAAGGCGCATTTCGACCGGTTCGCGCGCTACAACCGCTGGGCCAACCGCCGCCTCTATGCGGTGGCGGCCGGGCTGTCGGATGCCCAGTACCGCGAGGACCGGGGCGCCTTCTTCCGCTCGGTGCAGGGCACGCTGAACCACATCCTGGTGGCCGACCGGGTGTGGCTGAGCCGCATCGAGGGGGAGGGGCCGACGCCCTTCGCCCTGGACGAGATCCTGTATGACGGGTTCGACGCGCTGCGCGCCGCCCGCGAGGCGGAGGACGAGCGCATCATCCGCGTCGTGGCGGAGCAGGAGGAGGCGCGCTTCGCCGCGGACCTCCACTACCACTCGCTGGCCGGGCAGGCCTTCTCCCTGCCCTTCTCCGCGGTGCTGGCCCATGTCTTCAACCACCAGACCCACCACCGCGGGCAGGCGCACACCCTGCTGACGCAGTTCGGGCTGGCCGCGCCCAGCATCGACTTCGCCTATTTCCTGTTAAACAAGTAGGCGCTCCGGCCTTACCCCGGCCCGTCACATGCGCGACGGCGACAGGCGGAACTCCACCACGCGACTGGTGCGGGCGAGCTTGTCGATCAGCTCCATCGGGTCCGGCCTGCCGTTGGCCTGGAGCGTGAGCTGATATTCCAGGTGGCCGCTGCCGTTGCGCAGGTGGAAGGCCCAGGACACGATCTCGTAGCCGTGCTCCAGCGCCTTGACGCGGAGCATCTCCGCCGGGGGCGCGTGATCGCGCTCGAAGACCAGCATCACCTGGACCACCGTGTGGTGGGGCAGCACCGCCTCCAGCCGGCGGAAGGCGCTCATCACCAGGATGACCAGGAAGGTCGCGCCGATGGCGGCGGCGTAGAAGCCCAGCCCGATGGTCACCCCGATCGCCGCCGCCGTCCAGATCGACGCCGCGGTGGACAGGCCGCGGATGGAGAAGCCATCCCGCATGATGACCCCGGCGCCGAGGAAGCCGATGCCGGTCACGATGCCCTGGACGACCCGCGTCGGGTCGCCGCCCCCGCCGCTGCCGCTCCCGATACCGCCGTACCACAGGCCGGGATAGGCGTTGACCACGGTCAGCGCCGTCGAGGCGAGGCAGACCAGCGCGTAGGTGCGCATCCCCGCCGCCCGCCCATGGAAGGAGCGCTCGTACCCCATCAGGATGCCGAGCCCCAGCGCCCCGACCAGATGCAGCAGGATGGCGCCGTTGACGATCAGTTCGGCGTGCGACCAATAGGCGGACAGGTTCTGCATGACGCCCCTCCCCCCGGGACGACCGGTCCCGGAACGCACAGTGTAGCGCCAATTGGTTGGCGAAGGGTCACCCTACCCCCCACAAACCCTACCCAAGCGCGCCCAGCGTCCAGCGGGCGAGCAGCGCCACCAGCATGCCCTCGGCGGTGGCCAGCATCAGCCGCAGCATCAGGCTCACGAGGTCGGT
The window above is part of the Azospirillum sp. TSH58 genome. Proteins encoded here:
- a CDS encoding DinB family protein, which produces MKAHFDRFARYNRWANRRLYAVAAGLSDAQYREDRGAFFRSVQGTLNHILVADRVWLSRIEGEGPTPFALDEILYDGFDALRAAREAEDERIIRVVAEQEEARFAADLHYHSLAGQAFSLPFSAVLAHVFNHQTHHRGQAHTLLTQFGLAAPSIDFAYFLLNK
- the msrA gene encoding peptide-methionine (S)-S-oxide reductase MsrA; translation: MLGMFMRKPLALPSAEEALPGRDTPVPVPPRHHVNGNPLTPPYPEGLEVADFGLGCFWGAERKFWKVPGVWSTMVGYQGGHTPNPTYEEVCSGRTGHTEVVRVVYDPAKVGFEELLRVFWEAHDPTQGMRQGNDVGTQYRSAIYTHTDAQRAAAEASRESYQARLRQAGFGPVTTELREAPPFYYAEDYHQQYLSKNPAGYCGLGGTGVTCAG
- a CDS encoding PAS domain-containing protein; amino-acid sequence: MIKERTELATPHLSGLLDFWLTKCIGGKPPVSSTVAPADLRPWKDNIVIFEVIGDDDFVYSYYGQSLAAAFGHSRLGATLDDLPEEQRAILRPEYAALLRERLPVARVYTADFSGVMRTWERLALPMSSDGETIDKILVAAYELPPDEPPCAALTPDTVEIEAEDEAEVAIDEPDAPDDGRSDDDGPDDDAPAADDTGDRRSEVLADDGADFGAEIGNDTDEAADGEAETEADHDDTAATDDDESLSTEQKPGAPA
- a CDS encoding RNA polymerase sigma factor region1.1 domain-containing protein, with product MTIDDATLQRLIDKGRQHGNRLGIEQLGQDVPVETMTPEEVAVVVERLEAAGIDVELTDERLKRPRGGGDYERGAGVVTIASPAAPAVSAPGARPSVHGWADEGLGHAHGGHHGSRRAPTWDRGGVDMLPVVSVIVVALILIIALGG
- a CDS encoding DNA translocase FtsK encodes the protein MTPRTPHLTAPATQSGVVTADEFNLWCALNGRPFNLIPNARPDGRLLWDVEVLPGTPRAGTVYSTNLGDEALAVVAGFAFLSGVEWAYEARPAEAAPPPVSDAAVDAPADVEDVLIPDAEDLPEDTESEDPADAALAYEDEEAEYADDPVASDDVDQDGLGEDDLDEDGADEDGAEDAAYGEPVGEDDPYALPGTTLLQNPPPRPPQQHDETVLARNARMLETVLRNFRVRGEIMDVRPGPVVTLYEFEPAPGTKSATVINLTDDIARSMSVVTARIAIVPGRSVIGVELPNPVREMVYLREMFDHAAFAESQAHLAIALGKDISGEPVVADLARMPHLLVAGTTGSGKSVAINTMILSLLYRLPPERCRFIMVDPKMLELSVYDGIPHLLTPVVTDPKKAVIALRWAVREMESRYEAMSKLGVRNIEGYNARIAEMIANGEPMPRRHVPGEAETVFDLTPQEPTPLPYIVVIVDEMADLMLVAGKEIEAAIQRLAQMARAAGIHLIMATQRPSVDVITGTIKANFPTRISFQVTSKIDSRTILGEAGAEQLLGQGDMLYMAGGGRITRVHGPFVSDSEVEEIVQFIKSQGAPNYVTAITEEEDEAVADEDDESGGGNSGDDLYMQAVNLVVREGKVSVSFIQRQLQIGYNRAARLVERMETERVVGQANHQGKREVLLSPAGLSAKRAGV
- a CDS encoding RNA methyltransferase → MPKPTTPRGRPPAPSPAHPSPARPSRPGPARAGKDARREEPREEPGKLFRVAGLSAVSALFAHDAARVERLFFEERLKAKTGDFCKAMAAARKPYRMVEADELAKVAGTVLHGGVVALIAPRPVPAFDTEAAKRWATDGQPLLILDGVGNPHNLGAILRTAAFFGLRRVVVSDHPGQALPSESAYRVAEGGFEWVELYQAANLPAVLKRLRESYRVAGTALGRGRAVVTDPAALAKGERPAAVVLGNEEDGLPPATLAACEDILTLPGTGRIQSLNVAATAAILIHALAKPG
- a CDS encoding MgtC/SapB family protein, which translates into the protein MQNLSAYWSHAELIVNGAILLHLVGALGLGILMGYERSFHGRAAGMRTYALVCLASTALTVVNAYPGLWYGGIGSGSGGGGDPTRVVQGIVTGIGFLGAGVIMRDGFSIRGLSTAASIWTAAAIGVTIGLGFYAAAIGATFLVILVMSAFRRLEAVLPHHTVVQVMLVFERDHAPPAEMLRVKALEHGYEIVSWAFHLRNGSGHLEYQLTLQANGRPDPMELIDKLARTSRVVEFRLSPSRM